The window TGCGACAGATTCCGTCCTACACCCAGGCGACCTATGTGCAAGACAACTCGGTTGTGACGCAATCGGTGATCCAGGTGCCATCTCTTCGGCTGTCACCAGCTAAGTGAGGTCAGCCCGATGACTCCCTGCATTGGATGATTCCCGCATTGATCGCCCACGCGAATTTGAATCCAGTTATGATGAGCCTGTCCCGCCGGACGCGTTGAAATCGTACGCCGAAGCGTCGTCGCTGTGGGCGGCGCCGGTCAGACCAGTCGCTCTCAATCTCCCCCCCCCGTCCCTTCCCACTCATCGGAAACCTTCCATGTTGCGAACGTTGCTTTTCTCCTTCAGCCCTCTGGTCCTTATGAGCGCCGCCGTGCTCAATCTCGCCGACGACCACCGCGTCAGTGCAGCGGAAATCGATCCCGCCCAGGCCGCTTGGTACGCAAAATACAAAGGCCAAGAGAACGCGCCGCAGCCCGATGAGATGATGCTCAACACGGACCCTGAGCCGGATGTGAGCGAAGGTTTCACTCCGTTATTTAATGGCAAAGACTTGACGGGTTGGACGCCGCGCGGTGGCACCTGCACCTTTACCGCCCAGGGTGATCTCGTGATCGGTGAATGTGTTCCAGGTTCCGATAGCACCTACCTGTCGACAGAAAAGTCGGACTACACCGATTTCATTTTCTCTTGCGACATGAAGTGGGAGGTCGACGGGAATTCTGGCGTCATGTTCCACGCCCAAGTCAAAACTGGCGACAAGAAAAACAAGGAAATCGTATTCGGCCCGCAAGCCGAGATGGAAGGCATCTCCGGAGATCGATACTGGAATGGTGGGATCTACGGGCAGAGTTGTGGAGGATACTTTTACCCCCTGTGGCTGACCGATCACAAAGAGGCGCGAGCAGCCCTGGATCGTGCGGGTTGGAATCGACTGACGATCCAGGCCAAGGGAAATAACGTGAAGACATGGGTCAATGGCGTTCCCGTCGCGAATTGGAACGACGACGGCACGTATGCCAAGGGCTTCTTCGGGCTGCAAATCCACAAGGGAACTGCCGGAAAAGTGCTGTGGAAGAACGTCCGTGTGAAAGAGTTGGCAGACTGATTCGGACTTGCCAAGTTGCCGATCACGCGTCGGGTCGGGTATCCTGGGTGGGATGGATGCCATCACAAAAAATCTGACCGCGGCGCAGGCCGAGGCGGTCACTCATATCGACGGACCGCTGCTCATTATCGCTGGCCCGGGCAGCGGGAAAACCCGGGTGGTCACGCACCGGGTTGCCCACATGCTCAGCCAGGGTGTGCGGCCCTGGCAGATCGCGGCGCTCACGTTTACCAACAAAGCCGCTGAGGAAATGCGGACGCGGTTGGATCTGCTCGCCCCCGGCCAACCGGTGTGGATGGGTACGTTCCACCGGTTCTGCGCCCAACAGTTGCGTCGCTACGCGTCCTACGTGGGTCTTGCCGAAAATTACTCGATTTACGACATGTCCGATTCAAAATCGGCCATGAAACGAGCGATCCAGGCTGCTGGGGTCTCGACCAGCCACGCCACGCCGGAACAAATCGCCTCGGCAATATCCAATGCCAAAAATCGATTGATCACCCCCGAGATCATGCAGCAACAATCTGGGCGGGCGAGCGACAGTGTGGCGGCGCGAGTCTATCCGGTTTACCAGCAGCAACTTTTGCTCGCCAACGCGGTCGATTTCGATGACTTGCTCTATCACTTCGCATGCTTGCTGCGCGAGAACCCCGAGGTTCGCAGCGAACTTGACGCGAAGCTGAAGTACATCATGGTCGATGAGTACCAGGACACGAACTTGGCTCAGTACGCGATCGTGCGAGCGATGTCTGTCGATCATCCCAACCTAGCGGTGACGGGGGATCCGGACCAATCGATCTACGGCTGGCGGGGGGCCGACCTGAACAACATTCTGGACTTCGAGAAGGACTATCCGAGCGTCAAAACGGTTCGCCTGGAACAGAATTATCGCAGCACGCCGAATATTCTTGCAGTTGCCGACCAGTTGATCCGGCATAACCGACGCCGCAAAGCCAAAGAACTCTACACGGAGAACGCGGACGGCGACAACGTGATCCTGCGGCAGTATGAGGATGGCTATCAGGAGGCCGATGCGATTGCCGATGAGATCGCTGCTCAGATGATCGCGGGCCAAGCCGAGCCACGTGACTTTGCCATCTTCTGCCGCATGAACGCACTGACTCGTTCGCTCGAACACGCGCTGCGAAACCGCGGGTTGCCCTATCAGATCATCAACGGTGTCGAGTTCTACCAGCGCAAGGAGGTCAAGGACCTGCTGGCATATCTGCATTTGATCAACAATCCCAGCCACGACGTGGCGTTGCAGCGGGTGATCAATACGCCAACGCGGAGCATCGGGGCAACGACGGTTGGACGGCTGCAGGCATTTGCCGACGCCGAGCGGATCCCGATGCTCGAGGCGGCTCGCCGGGCGTCGGAGATCGACACCATGTCCAAACGCGCGCAAACGATGCTGAAGTCGTTCGTCACCCTTTATGATCGTTTGCGTAAGAAAGCGACTGCCTCGCTCGAGGATTTATTGCGGTTTCTCGTGGAAGAAACGAAGTATATCGAGTTTCTCGAGCGTACCGGTGTCGAGAAAGAAGACTCAAATCCAATCGCGAACGTCGACGAACTGGTCTCGGCCGCGGTCGAGTTTGATCGCATGCATCCCGACGACGGATCCCTCGAAGCGTTCTTGGAACAGGTCGCGTTGGTATCCGACACGGACAAGTTCGAAGATTCCGGCAACCGGGTCACCCTGATGACGCTGCATGCAGCCAAGGGACTTGAATTCCCGCGCGTGTTCGTGATCGCAGTCGAAGATGATCTGTTGCCGCATTACCGCAGCAAGCAGGACGACCAACAACTCGAAGAAGAACGCCGGCTACTGTTTGTGGGGATCACCCGGGCACAACAGTGGCTGCAACTCAGCTATGCCAAGCGACGCAGCATGCGAGGTGACATCCGCGTGGTCATTCCGAGCATGTTCTTAAGTGAGCTGCCACGTGCAGACATGAATGTGATCGAATCGCAAACCGATCGAGACTTCTTTGACGATGGAGCGGACGAGTCCTACCCGGATTCTTGGGATCTCGTTCAAGAGCCCTCACCGCCGGAGCAAGCTGAGCAGGAATACAAGGGCGACGACACTTCGGTGATCCCTGAAATTTATCGTGATCCATTCGTTAGTAAACCGAAGCCCAAACGCACTAAGCCTACCATCACCACGGCACTGCAAACGGCGAGTGACCTGTTGTCGTCCGACCGCGTGCCGTTGGGAGCTTACCGCGAGGGCAGCGTTGTGCGTCATCCCGAATACGGCGATGGCACGATCACTGAGGTTACTGGCCGGGGACCCAAGCGAACTGCGAAGATCCGATTTTCCGAGGATCAGAGCGAGCAAACATTTCGGCTCGCTTTCGCAAAGCTGGAGTTGCTCGATACCGGCGGCGACTAGCCTCTTGGCTCAGTCAAACAACACGACGTTGAGTTCGCAAACCGGTAGTGCATCGACAGAATATCGCGTAATCTACTGGCGTTGACCACACTTTGACGCGCACCTATGTGTCTATCGCAGCATCACCCTTCCCATCGGAAAACTCCATGGCAAAAATTGTATACACGATTACCGATGAAGCCCCGGCCCTGGCAACGCATTCGCTGCTGCCGATTTTGCGTGCCTTCACTGCGGCATCGGGGCTGGAATTCGAGGCCTCTGACATTTCATTGGCGGCCCGGGTGTTGGCAAGTTTCCCAGAGCGATTGACCGAAGAACAACGCGTCCCTGACGCGCTCGCTCAGCTTGGCAAGCTCGTCAAAGAGCCCACTGCGAACATCATCAAGCTGCCCAACATCAGCGCGTCGATCCCGCAGCTCACCGCAACGATTAAGGAATTGCAAGCCAAGGGATACGACATTCCCGACTTCCCTTCGGACCCGCAGACGGACGAGGAAAAGGCGATTCGGGCCGCTTACGCGAAGGTCCTCGGCAGCGCCGTCAATCCGGTCTTGCGGGAAGGCAATTCGGATCGCCGTGTGGCCGCTCCAGTCAAGAAATACGCTCAAAAGAACCCGCACTCGATGGGCGATTGGTCAGCGCAATCCAAGACCCGCGTGGCGCACATGCGCGAGGGCGATTTCTATGGCAGCGAAAAGTCCGTCGTGTTGCCGTCGGCCGACACGTTGCGAATTGAGCACGTGGGCGAATCCGGTGACGTGACCGTTCTGAAAGAGGAGATCGCTGTTGAGAAGGACGAGGTCTTCGATGCTGCCGTGCTCAGTCGTAAACAGTTGCGTGCCTATATTGCCGAATCCGCTGCAGCCGCGAAGTCCGAAGGCGTGCTGCTGTCGCTGCACCTCAAAGCGACCATGATGAAAGTCTCCGATCCGATCCTCTTCGGTCACGCCGTCAGTGTGCTGTACGGGGAATTGTTCGAAAAATATGGGGACCTGCTGCGGCGTGCGGGCGCCGATCCGAACCAAGGGCTTGGTCAGGTGCTCGGTGTCATCGGGGCCCTGCCCGCGGATGACCGCGCCCCAATCGAAGCGATGATGGCGCGGATTGAGTCCGAATTGCCCAGTCTCGCGATGGTGAACTCAGATCGTGGTATCACCAATCTGCACGTCCCGAGCGACGTGATCATTGACGCGTCGATGCCAGCTGCGATCCGCGCCGGCGGCAAGATGTGGGATCAGAACGGCGAGCTCCAGGACACCGTCGCCATGATTCCCGACCGCAGTTACGCGAGCGTCTATCAGGCCGTGATCGACGACTGCAAAACCAATGGCACGTTCGATGTGTCGACAATGGGCAGCGTGGCGAATGTCGGTTTGATGGCGAAGAAGGCTGAAGAATACGGATCCCACGACAAGACATTTGAGATCGCCGAACCCGGCGAAGTCCGCGTCGTCAATGCGTCCGGCAAGACCTTGCTGAGTCATCGGGTCGCTCAGGGTGACCTTTGGCGAGCGTGTCAAACCAAGGACGTCGCGATCGTCGATTGGGTGCGATTGGCCGTCGCGCGGGCCCGCGCCACCGGTGCCGCCACCGTGTTTTGGCTCGATGCTCATCGCGCCCACGATCGCAATTTGATCACCAAGGTCGAGACGTACCTGAAACAGCATGATACCAAGGGGCTCGATATTCAGATTTTGGCACCGGTGGAGGCAACCCTACACGCTTGTGCCCGCTGCCGCCAAGGACTCGATTCGATCTCGGTGACCGGCAATGTGCTTCGGGATTACCTCACCGATCTATTCCCAATTCTAGAGCTCGGCACCAGCGCGAAGATGCTCTCGATCGTTCCGCTGCTCGCTGGCGGCGGGATGTTCGAAACCGGTGCCGGCGGCTCGGCGCCCAAGCACGTGCAACAGTTCGAAGCCGAGAATCACTTGCGTTGGGACTCGCTCGGCGAGTTTCTGGCCATCGCGGTGTCGCTCGAAGATCTCGCTCAGAAAAGCGGCGACTGTGAGTTCGCCGTGTTGGCACAGACGCTCGATACGGCGACCGATCGCTTTTTGGAAGAGGACAAATCGCCGTCTCGGAAGGTGCATGAACTCGACAACCGCGGCAGCCATTTCTACCTCGCTTTGTACTGGGCCGAAGCGCTCGCCGCCCAAGACGAGAACGCCGTACTGAAAGAGCGTTTTACTCCGATTGCTCGCCAGATGGCGGAAAACGAATCGAAGATTGTCAGCGAATTGAACGAAGCGCAGGGCGTTGCGATCGACGTCGGTGGTTATTATTTCCCCGATTCCGCGGCGGCAACGCAAGCGATGCGGCCGAGTGCCACGCTCAACAGCATCATTGATGGGCTTGCTTCGTAGTAGCCCGACGGTCGTTGACGAGGCTGGTGATTTACCAACTCGACATGCCTGTGTGGAAAACGGATGGCGCTCCTCGCCAGCGAATCGAGTTCGTATTCGGGAATTCGATTCGCAAACGCGAGGAGATCAATAGGCCGGAGGTGCCGAGCTGGCTGATAGAGAAGTGTTCCCGGATAACCCTGTTAGGCAAATCGACCGTGCAGGAACCAGCGTTTCTCCATGTCCGCTTCGGCTGGCGTGCCATCGCCGAGGTGGTAATAGATCCACAATCGGGAACCGTTTTCGAGTTCGATGCGGAAGTAATCTCGGCGGATCAGTGGTCCGCTCCACCAGCGGGTTTCAATCCGTTCGGGGCCCCAGTGCTGGCGCACGGGCTCGACTCGACCTCGGATGCGAAAGCGATCGGGGAATCCACTGCCGGGCCCAGAATCACCATCGCCGATCGGTGTGATGGGTTGGGGATCGGGCAGCAGTTCAATCGGACGTCGACCCAGATCGGTTGTCTTCGGCCCCTGGCCGAAACCGCGTTGGACGGATGGGGGTGGAGCGTCGATTTGTTCCGCGGCGGCTGCGGATCGCTGACGAGCGGTTGGGCCACGTCCGCTTCGCTTGACAGCTCTATTGATGCGGTGTGCTGTCATGGGGAACTCGATGATGGCGTTTTCTGGCAAGGCATCGTTGCTGGCGCGAACACCGCGGACGGCATCTTCGCCGAGCCTGCCTGAAAGAGCGTCGATTAATCGAGCTGCTTCGGTTTGTCCGGTCCAGTCGTCATGCGAGGATGCGGCGAAATCAGGACCAAAGATCGATGGCTGACGACTCGATAAAGCGGCGTGCTGAGTCACGCCTACCGTGATTCGAATCACCAGGGACTCCAATCGATGGCCCTGCAAAGCGCCTAACATCAACGTGGTCAGGTGCGATTGGTCGAGCGTGGGCGCAAACAATCCGGTCTCGAATACCAAGGTAGGATGCTGCGTCAATTCGAGTTGGCACCTCATTCGTAAAACACCCCGGTGCAACGGATGGAGTGACGTGGTGGCTTGCCCGATCAAACGTGAGATTCGATCGGCGATCAAGTCGGTCGCATCGGTGGGGTATTCAAGTTCGAGCGTAGCAGAGTGTTCGCACTGCGGAGCAATCGCGATCAGGGGTTCATCAACCTCACCGAGAGCCTCGGCAATCCGGCCACACAGCGCGGGACCGAGACGGGTGGCCAGTCCGGCGCGGGGCAGTCGCATCAGATTGCCGATCGTCCCGATGCCGAGTCGATCGAGGGTGGCAACAATCTCGCCCTGCAGGCGTAACGCTCGGCAGGGCAGGGTCTCCAGTGCTGTTTCCGTCCTGCCGGGAGGGGCGATGAAAAATTGGTGAGCTGGCCGTCCGGGTGAGGTCGCTCTGGTGGATTCCGAGACCGCGTGATTGGCCAATGCCCAGGCTGCACCAAGCGTATCGGCAATCGCGATGCGACCGCAGAGGTTTTGACGATTAAGGATTTTTGCAGCGGCGGCGAGCAAGCCCAGTTCGCCGGCTCGTTCAGGGTCGGTGGTGCGCTGGTGCGGCGTCGACTCCACTTCACACGGCTCGCTGAATAGATGGGTGACACCTTGAATCTCCGACAGGATCGCTTCGGGATCGTGGCGAAATCGACCCGCCCATTTGAATCGCTGGAGCGTTTCGACGGCGGTCTGAGGGCTGAGTTCTGTTTGTAACTCGATCGCGAGAGACTGCAGAGCCCGGCGATCGGCATCGCGATCATAGGGCTCGATCACGGCACCGGACATGGTTGCCAGATCGGTGGCCTGGGCGATCGGCATTCCTAACCGGACGCCGACCTGGGCGGCCAGCGGACAAAGTGCTGCGACGATTCGTCCCCGCTGCGGATCGGTGTGCCAGAGGATCACAGGTTGTTCGAGGTGGATGGGCTGTTCGAGGTGAACCGGTTGCTCAAGTCGAACCGGTCCCGCGGTATCAACCCGCTCGGCTGGCCCCGCCGCTTCGCCGGGTCGCGGGGCCGTGGGTGCCAACGCGGGAATGCGTCGACGCTGGATCGGCCAGTCGGGCAGCCAGAGGCATAGCAACCGCTTCATTTCGATTCTCCGCGGGAGCGTGAATGGTCGGGAGTTCGGGGCGCCGCTGCAGTTTCGCAACGATTGCCGGGGTCAGTGGGT of the Allorhodopirellula heiligendammensis genome contains:
- a CDS encoding 3-keto-disaccharide hydrolase, whose amino-acid sequence is MSAAVLNLADDHRVSAAEIDPAQAAWYAKYKGQENAPQPDEMMLNTDPEPDVSEGFTPLFNGKDLTGWTPRGGTCTFTAQGDLVIGECVPGSDSTYLSTEKSDYTDFIFSCDMKWEVDGNSGVMFHAQVKTGDKKNKEIVFGPQAEMEGISGDRYWNGGIYGQSCGGYFYPLWLTDHKEARAALDRAGWNRLTIQAKGNNVKTWVNGVPVANWNDDGTYAKGFFGLQIHKGTAGKVLWKNVRVKELAD
- a CDS encoding DNA polymerase Y family protein, with product MKRLLCLWLPDWPIQRRRIPALAPTAPRPGEAAGPAERVDTAGPVRLEQPVHLEQPIHLEQPVILWHTDPQRGRIVAALCPLAAQVGVRLGMPIAQATDLATMSGAVIEPYDRDADRRALQSLAIELQTELSPQTAVETLQRFKWAGRFRHDPEAILSEIQGVTHLFSEPCEVESTPHQRTTDPERAGELGLLAAAAKILNRQNLCGRIAIADTLGAAWALANHAVSESTRATSPGRPAHQFFIAPPGRTETALETLPCRALRLQGEIVATLDRLGIGTIGNLMRLPRAGLATRLGPALCGRIAEALGEVDEPLIAIAPQCEHSATLELEYPTDATDLIADRISRLIGQATTSLHPLHRGVLRMRCQLELTQHPTLVFETGLFAPTLDQSHLTTLMLGALQGHRLESLVIRITVGVTQHAALSSRQPSIFGPDFAASSHDDWTGQTEAARLIDALSGRLGEDAVRGVRASNDALPENAIIEFPMTAHRINRAVKRSGRGPTARQRSAAAAEQIDAPPPSVQRGFGQGPKTTDLGRRPIELLPDPQPITPIGDGDSGPGSGFPDRFRIRGRVEPVRQHWGPERIETRWWSGPLIRRDYFRIELENGSRLWIYYHLGDGTPAEADMEKRWFLHGRFA
- a CDS encoding ATP-dependent helicase translates to MDAITKNLTAAQAEAVTHIDGPLLIIAGPGSGKTRVVTHRVAHMLSQGVRPWQIAALTFTNKAAEEMRTRLDLLAPGQPVWMGTFHRFCAQQLRRYASYVGLAENYSIYDMSDSKSAMKRAIQAAGVSTSHATPEQIASAISNAKNRLITPEIMQQQSGRASDSVAARVYPVYQQQLLLANAVDFDDLLYHFACLLRENPEVRSELDAKLKYIMVDEYQDTNLAQYAIVRAMSVDHPNLAVTGDPDQSIYGWRGADLNNILDFEKDYPSVKTVRLEQNYRSTPNILAVADQLIRHNRRRKAKELYTENADGDNVILRQYEDGYQEADAIADEIAAQMIAGQAEPRDFAIFCRMNALTRSLEHALRNRGLPYQIINGVEFYQRKEVKDLLAYLHLINNPSHDVALQRVINTPTRSIGATTVGRLQAFADAERIPMLEAARRASEIDTMSKRAQTMLKSFVTLYDRLRKKATASLEDLLRFLVEETKYIEFLERTGVEKEDSNPIANVDELVSAAVEFDRMHPDDGSLEAFLEQVALVSDTDKFEDSGNRVTLMTLHAAKGLEFPRVFVIAVEDDLLPHYRSKQDDQQLEEERRLLFVGITRAQQWLQLSYAKRRSMRGDIRVVIPSMFLSELPRADMNVIESQTDRDFFDDGADESYPDSWDLVQEPSPPEQAEQEYKGDDTSVIPEIYRDPFVSKPKPKRTKPTITTALQTASDLLSSDRVPLGAYREGSVVRHPEYGDGTITEVTGRGPKRTAKIRFSEDQSEQTFRLAFAKLELLDTGGD
- a CDS encoding NADP-dependent isocitrate dehydrogenase, producing the protein MAKIVYTITDEAPALATHSLLPILRAFTAASGLEFEASDISLAARVLASFPERLTEEQRVPDALAQLGKLVKEPTANIIKLPNISASIPQLTATIKELQAKGYDIPDFPSDPQTDEEKAIRAAYAKVLGSAVNPVLREGNSDRRVAAPVKKYAQKNPHSMGDWSAQSKTRVAHMREGDFYGSEKSVVLPSADTLRIEHVGESGDVTVLKEEIAVEKDEVFDAAVLSRKQLRAYIAESAAAAKSEGVLLSLHLKATMMKVSDPILFGHAVSVLYGELFEKYGDLLRRAGADPNQGLGQVLGVIGALPADDRAPIEAMMARIESELPSLAMVNSDRGITNLHVPSDVIIDASMPAAIRAGGKMWDQNGELQDTVAMIPDRSYASVYQAVIDDCKTNGTFDVSTMGSVANVGLMAKKAEEYGSHDKTFEIAEPGEVRVVNASGKTLLSHRVAQGDLWRACQTKDVAIVDWVRLAVARARATGAATVFWLDAHRAHDRNLITKVETYLKQHDTKGLDIQILAPVEATLHACARCRQGLDSISVTGNVLRDYLTDLFPILELGTSAKMLSIVPLLAGGGMFETGAGGSAPKHVQQFEAENHLRWDSLGEFLAIAVSLEDLAQKSGDCEFAVLAQTLDTATDRFLEEDKSPSRKVHELDNRGSHFYLALYWAEALAAQDENAVLKERFTPIARQMAENESKIVSELNEAQGVAIDVGGYYFPDSAAATQAMRPSATLNSIIDGLAS